A single window of Gambusia affinis linkage group LG18, SWU_Gaff_1.0, whole genome shotgun sequence DNA harbors:
- the LOC122820123 gene encoding uncharacterized protein LOC122820123, producing the protein MVAMVTASLCCVQLFIFFIVLVSADQIKLQFNPGRNIHLKCRTPDNKPVHVVEWSRTDLGEEFVLLFRDGNLDSEGQHQRYKNRVDLRDRQMTDGDVSLVLNNMVPDDGGTYECRVAQAETNRKKRAVLDSDPICTFKLSLAPLPASSSSISYLMDQTNTWFCPAGSHDGQHKNRGNKPAAKNKGRNKARDDKLIIESPFLFK; encoded by the exons atggttgctatggtaactgCGTCACTGTGCTGCGTTCAGCTTTTTATCTTCTTCATTGTGCTTGTTTCTGCAG ATCAGATCAAACTCCAGTTTAATCCTGGACGAAACATCCATCTAAAATGCAGAACTCCTGACAACAAACCTGTCCACGTCGTAGAGTGGAGCAGAACTGATTTGGGGGAAGAATTTGTCCTTTTATTCCGGGATGGTAACTTGGATTCAGAAGGTCAGCACCAAAGGTATAAGAACCGAGTGGATCTCCGGGACCGGCAGATGACAGATGGAGACGTATCTTTGGTCCTGAATAACATGGTGCCTGATGATGGAGGAACATATGAGTGCCGGGTCGCTCAGGCAGAAACTAATCGAAAGAAAAGAGCTGTGCTGGATTCAGATCCTATCTGCACCTTCAAGTTGAGCCTAGCCCCTCTTCCAG CTTCTTCCTCCAGCATCTCCTACCTGATGGATCAGACTAACACCTGGTTCTGTCCTGCAGGGAGCCATGATGGACAACACAAGAACAGAGGAAACAAACCTGCTGCAAAGAATAAAGGAAGGAATAAAGCGAGAGATGATAAGCTTATAATTG AATCTCCATTTCTGTTCAAATAG